The following proteins are encoded in a genomic region of Corticium candelabrum chromosome 11, ooCorCand1.1, whole genome shotgun sequence:
- the LOC134186484 gene encoding uncharacterized protein LOC134186484: MEDLLQSVPGVLPDRFIYSGSSSTSTKCPLNQCIYLIPDETWGPFAVDTVAGICSAEMVKHEQAIKEVCPSVKKGIPLSQVLSSKHATPVNQMDLQLIAVDIGESLRNLTSIIFGTDQSTLSKLQQTISDSSFVQAPAFCILSEWLELRDNQLMACELYDALLVARVPSEPQKHLSYLMLPDAASEKTTPPGDSDRVTPLIKEIVAENVGHRWHELGIYLSVSERVLWECERQLYTYKEKLHKVLSAWTDQTQHATVQQLLVACDKAGVGGIVRREIESKLGTN; this comes from the exons ATGGAGGATCTTCTCCAGTCTGTTCCTGGTGTTCTCCCTGATAGATTCATCTACAGTGGAAGTTCTTCTACGAGTACAAAGTGTCCCCTCAATCAATGTATCTATTTGATACCAGATGAAACATGGGGACCGTTTGCAGTAGACACTGTAGCTGGAATATGCAGTGCAGAGATGGTAAAACATGAGCAAGCAATAAAAGAAG TGTGTCCAAGTGTAAAGAAAGGCATTCCTCTTTCTCAAGTTTTGTCCTCTAAACATGCAACTCCAGTAAATCAAATGGATCTCCAACTGATAGCAGTAGATATTGGAGAGTCCTTGCGTAACCTAACAAGTATCATATTTGGTACTGACCAGTCTACGTTATCGAAGCTACAGCAAACCATTTCTGACTCCAGTTTTGTCCAGGCACCGGCATTCTGCATATTAAGTGAGTGGTTAGAGTTAAGAGACAACCAATTGATGGCatgtgaattgtatgatgctctACTTGTTGCTCGCGTTCCATCTGAACCTCAAAAGCATTTGAGTTACTTGATGTTGCCTGATGCAGCATCTGAGAAGACAACTCCACCTGGTGACTCTGACAGGGTCACTCCACTCATCAAAGAAATAGTAGCTGAAAACGTTGGACATCGCTGGCATGAACTAGGTATATACCTTAGTGTTTCAGAAAGAGTCCTATGGGAGTGTGAACGACAACTTTACACATACAAAGAGAAATTACATAAAGTTTTGTCAGCCTGGACAGATCAAACCCAACATGCTACAGTTCAGCAGTTGTTGGTCGCTTGTGATAAAGCTGGAGTGGGAGGAATAGTCAGGAGAGAGATTGAATCTAAGCTTGGCACAAATTGA
- the LOC134187244 gene encoding malignant fibrous histiocytoma-amplified sequence 1 homolog — protein sequence MENDEVTIKEVDISGTSVTHLPKKFVFSSKLENLEVDGCPLVFPPIEVCSQGIDFIREYFHELNAVGGVRRGRIKILVMGITMAGKTSFVEALESGKPFLAEPDERTIGVVETVMNLDYKIECKLIDSGGHRAYMLTNQLFISDNSLVLIVVDSNQYKFTQQCFRQNIADFLQVVYDRNSRAHIAIVVSKVDLMVDMSRDEMSRKWSKHLDTCLRQFLKIRQAEIDRTKRIIAAGDFPNKYISERLHFFDFQRITVEKNVLLTSAATHEGVVSVKNHLRELCGNERLLPSLHTELPLSWVTVEDKLITSKPQKSVPITDVSYAMQLCVEHGLTEESCRELLNYLNQVGSILYYSHHLTLAEVLFPVPPFVVTLLKAVFRHDHESLEYDYRFIGADVGPQKFKEMKKDLVFNGIARISMLLALWNEFHLTADRHVDVFIKLFLALDFGYLTGSSDDVVQELAHALGRHQITLTPPSCTNPTSDSSGHTIEQNRLQEQTDSCKEMISKLKQHNVGLLLPWLLNDEKPEDVSKLWPLDIPHGVMQVAVEYSFAYDCPLGLFERLSARCHRHANFFRHWSSGLLMRYGAW from the exons ATGGAAAATGatg AAGTCACAATTAAGGAAGTCGACATATCAGGAACTTCAGTCACTCATCTTCCTAAGAAATTCGTCTTTAGCTCCAAACTAGAGAATTTGGAAGTGGATGGATGCCCATTAGTGTTTCCACCTATTGAAGTGTGCAGCCAAGGCATTGATTTTATAAGAGAATATTTCCATGAGCTGAATGCGGTGGGTGGAGTGCGACGTGGCAGAATAAAGATTTTAGTGATGGGAATTACAATGGCAGGAAAAACAAGCTTCGTTGAAGCACTGGAGAGTGGTAAACCATTTCTGGCAGAACCCGATGAGAGAACTATAGGGGTAGTAGAAACAGTGATGAATCTGGATTATAAAATAGAATGCAAACTCATTGACAGTGGTGGCCATAGGGCATACATGCTAACTAACCAGCTGTTCATCAGTGACAATTCATTggtattgattgttgttgacagCAATCAGTATAAGTTCACTCAACAATGTTTTCGAcaaaatattgcagatttcCTGCAAGTTGTGTAtgacagaaacagcagagctCACATTGCTATTGTTGTCAGTAAAGTTGATCTGATGGTCGACATGTCAAGAGATGAAATGAGTAGAAAGTGGAGTAAACATCTGGACACTTGTCTACGTCAATTCTTGAAGATCAGACAAGCTGAGATTGATCGAACGAAACGAATCATTGCAGCTGGTGATTTtccaaacaaatacatatcaGAACGTCTTCACTTTTTTGACTTTCAGCGAATAACTGTTGAAAAAAATGTTCTATTGACGAGTGCAGCTACACATGAGGGAGTGGTCAGTGTGAAGAATCATTTAAGAGAACTGTGTGGTAATGAAAGGCTGCTGCCTTCACTGCACACAGAGTTGCCGTTGTCATGGGTGACTGTAGAAGACAAGTTGATTACTTCTAAACCTCAAAAGTCTGTCCCCATTACAGATGTCTCTTATGCAATGCAACTGTGTGTAGAGCATGGACTGACAGAAGAAAGCTGTCGTGAGTTGCTAAACTATCTGAACCAGGTAGGAAGCATTCTGTATTACTCTCATCACCTGACTTTAGCAGAAGTTCTCTTTCCTGTACCACCGTTTGTGGTCACTTTACTGAAAGCTGTTTTCAGACATGATCACGAATCTTTAGAATATGATTATCGGTTTATTGGGGCAGATGTAGGTCCTCAGAAGTTTAAGGAGATGAAAAAAGATCTTGTTTTTAATGGAATTGCTAGGATATCTATGCTGCTGGCACTGTGGAATGAGTTCCATCTTACTGCAGATCGTCATGTTGACGTGTTCATTAAGCTTTTTCTTGCTCTCGACTTTGGTTATCTAACTGGCTCATCAGATGATGTAGTTCAGGAACTGGCACACGCTTTGGGAAGACATCAGATCACTTTAACTCCGCCAAGTTGCACCAACCCGACATCAGATTCATCTGGTCACACAATAGAACAAAATCGTCTTcaagagcaaacagacagttgcaAAGAAATGATTTCTAagctaaaacaacataatgttggcttgttgttgccatggttACTCAATGATGAGAAACCAGAGGATGTTAGTAAACTTTGGCCTCTAGATATACCACATGGAGTCATGCAAGTTGCAGTCGAATACTCATTTGCATATGATTGTCCATTGGGGTTGTTTGAACGACTGTCTGCTCGTTGTCATCGTCACGCCAATTTTTTCCGTCACTGGAGCAGTGGACTGCTGATGCGTTATGGTGCA TGGTAG
- the LOC134187245 gene encoding uncharacterized protein LOC134187245 has product MAFPPVAAVSRRTRQMEEFSPKVNEQKRLELDLLDAKLFAFPEEICETSGLKVLKLCTDDIHSIPEGIAKLRKLEEIRLHTSDYRDSRTSYFSRQLTPIGLQEAPTVVSLLPCLKVLSVCGNRRNPLLFDELMSCQLPSTLVEVEMVECGLTQATLSMMCDNVKLCKVNLARNNLQSFKYCNTEMIGELSECNIQQLPTEWNDLHDLEELDLFGNKNLWKHLQTLNFSGNKRLLCLPNNIWNGLNLWRLDLSNCGIEIVPNTELFNKMWMNNSS; this is encoded by the exons GTCAGTCGGCGAACTAGACAGATGGAAGAGTTTTCGCCGAAGGTTAACGAGCAAAAGAGGCTGGAATTGGATCTTCTAGATGCAAAGTTGTTTGCATTTCCTGAAGAAATATGTGAGACGAGCGGACTGAAGGTATTGAAACTTTGTACAGACGACATACACTCTATACCCGAAGGCATTGCCAAACTGAGGAAACTAGAAGAAATTCGTTTGCATACAAGTGATTACCGAGATTCCAGAACTTCCTACTTCTCACGGCAGCTTACACCCATTGGTCTCCAGGAGGCTCCTActgttgtttctcttcttccaTGTCTTaaggttttgtctgtgtgtggtaacCGTCGCAAtccattgctgtttgatgagctaatgtcatgtcaactgcCCAGTACTCTTGTGGAAGTGGAAATGGTGGAATGTGGTTTGACACAAGCAACTTTGTCTATGATGTGCGACAATGTGAAACTGTGCAAAGTGAATTTGGCACGCAACAATCTGCAGTCTTTCAAATATTGCAACACAGAGATGATAGGAGAG ttgagtgagtgtaacatacagcagctgccaactgaatggaatgatcttcatgatctagaagagctggatttgtttgggaacaagaatctt TGGAAACATTTACAAACGTTGAATTTTTCTGGTAACAAGAGATTGTTGTGTCTTCCCAACAACATATGGAATGGACTGAACTTATGGAGATTGGATCTAAGCAATTGTGGTATAGAAATTGTACCAAATACAG AATTGTTTAACAAAATGTGGATGAACAACTCATCATGA